A section of the Oreochromis aureus strain Israel breed Guangdong linkage group 22, ZZ_aureus, whole genome shotgun sequence genome encodes:
- the tmem238a gene encoding transmembrane protein 238a: MGGYTGLSHCKLALAFAVFMDVVGGAALLVGVFANLKIQDRDFGDVLVYSGALFLLVSLAGWVLWYSGNIEGLSLADDKKQGHISYAVDRIARTLSRKIRSHRYHS; the protein is encoded by the exons ATGGGCGGATATACTGGGTTGTCCCACTGTAAACTGGCTCTGGCCTTTGCCGTGTTTATGGATGTAGTGGGTGGAGCCGCTCTGCTGGTGGGGGTCTTCGCCAATCTGAAGATCCAAGACAGGGACTTTGGAGACGTGTTGGTCTACTCTG GAGCCCTGTTTTTACTCGTGTCTCTGGCCGGATGGGTGTTGTGGTACAGCGGAAACATCGAGGGCCTGTCACTTGCAGATGACAAGAAGCAGGGACACATCAGCTACGCCGTCGACCGCATCGCCCGAACCCTCAGCCGCAAGATACGCTCGCACAGATACCACAGCTGA
- the ccdc106b gene encoding coiled-coil domain-containing protein 106b isoform X2, with protein MNPSTSREDASPPEHYVPQSSLAAAASSAAAAGGGGGGGGGLYLNAYEVSFPLEENIERPPPYHLNQGQQMMDEPVVQEPPHSQYSTFILISNLRAHLYVALEKNAWLQKRIEELEEERNFLRCQLDRFIVSMRSPEEWSGDAQRGVKVQPASSPSPPSPMTTRSGMTLKRIQGSGSRSRRNAAVTKQEFHVEEDKYYTEDEYVEEEEEEEEEEEDVDSSVEKGIRKKGRGRVCGEPRMKMRRVFRITHGRERQRVKDPDGVLIRYKKILSTYQRVRSMSRAFQIHGVDRNTMASTSPIAELLLVAPEKVTEVGEFEASKEKLLDYARRCYKTMDDETHAKVQTMKKTHKLLPISYRFRN; from the exons ATGAATCCTTCCACCAGCAGAGAGGATGCAAGCCCACCAG AGCATTACGTGCCCCAGTCATCATTAGCAGCTGCAgcatcatcagcagcagcagcaggaggaggaggaggaggaggtggtggtttaTATCTAAATGCCTACGAGGTCTCCTTTCCCCTGGAGGAGAATATAGAACGACCTCCTCCCTATCACCTGAACCAAGGCCAGCAGATGATGGACG AGCCAGTGGTCCAGGAGCCTCCTCACTCTCAGTACAGCACCTTCATCCTGATCTCTAACCTGCGCGCTCACCTCTACGTCGCTCTGGAGAAGAACGCCTGGCTGCAGAAGCGCATCGAGGAGCTCGAGGAGGAACGCAACTTCCTGCGCTGCCAGCTGGACCGTTTCATCGTCAGCATGAGGAGTCCTGAGG AGTGGAGCGGGGACGCCCAGCGTGGTGTGAAGGTCCAGCCTGCCAGCTCTCCTTCTCCTCCATCCCCCATGACCACCAGGTCCGGGATGACCCTCAAACGCATCCAGGGATCAGGATCGCGGAGCCGCCGCAACGCTG ctGTAACCAAGCAGGAGTTTCACGTGGAAGAAGACAAATACTACACCGAGGACGAGTAtgtggaggaagaggaagaagaagaggaggaggaggaagatgtgGACTCTTCAGTAGAGAAGGGGATTAGGAAGAAGGGCAGAGGGCGGGTCTGTGGAGAGCCAAGGATGAAGATGAGGAGGGTCTTCAGGATCACACACGGGAGGGAACGACAGAGAG TTAAAGACCCAGATGGGGTTTTGATCCGTTACAAGAAGATCCTGTCTACCTACCAGCGGGTGAGGAGCATGTCCAGAGCCTTCCAGATCCACGGAGTCGACCGAAACACCATGGCCTCCACCTCCCCCATcgctgagctgctgctggtggCTCCAGAGAAG GTGACAGAGGTCGGAGAGTTTGAGGCCTCGAAGGAGAAGCTGTTGGATTACGCCCGGAGGTGCTACAAGACGATGGATGACGAGACGCACGCCAAAGTCCAGACCATGAAGAAGACTCACAAGCTGCTGCCCATCTCCTACAGGTTCAGAAACTGA
- the ccdc106b gene encoding coiled-coil domain-containing protein 106b isoform X1 → MNPSTSREDASPPEHYVPQSSLAAAASSAAAAGGGGGGGGGLYLNAYEVSFPLEENIERPPPYHLNQGQQMMDEPVVQEPPHSQYSTFILISNLRAHLYVALEKNAWLQKRIEELEEERNFLRCQLDRFIVSMRSPEEWSGDAQRGVKVQPASSPSPPSPMTTRSGMTLKRIQGSGSRSRRNAGEEDADTSVTKQEFHVEEDKYYTEDEYVEEEEEEEEEEEDVDSSVEKGIRKKGRGRVCGEPRMKMRRVFRITHGRERQRVKDPDGVLIRYKKILSTYQRVRSMSRAFQIHGVDRNTMASTSPIAELLLVAPEKVTEVGEFEASKEKLLDYARRCYKTMDDETHAKVQTMKKTHKLLPISYRFRN, encoded by the exons ATGAATCCTTCCACCAGCAGAGAGGATGCAAGCCCACCAG AGCATTACGTGCCCCAGTCATCATTAGCAGCTGCAgcatcatcagcagcagcagcaggaggaggaggaggaggaggtggtggtttaTATCTAAATGCCTACGAGGTCTCCTTTCCCCTGGAGGAGAATATAGAACGACCTCCTCCCTATCACCTGAACCAAGGCCAGCAGATGATGGACG AGCCAGTGGTCCAGGAGCCTCCTCACTCTCAGTACAGCACCTTCATCCTGATCTCTAACCTGCGCGCTCACCTCTACGTCGCTCTGGAGAAGAACGCCTGGCTGCAGAAGCGCATCGAGGAGCTCGAGGAGGAACGCAACTTCCTGCGCTGCCAGCTGGACCGTTTCATCGTCAGCATGAGGAGTCCTGAGG AGTGGAGCGGGGACGCCCAGCGTGGTGTGAAGGTCCAGCCTGCCAGCTCTCCTTCTCCTCCATCCCCCATGACCACCAGGTCCGGGATGACCCTCAAACGCATCCAGGGATCAGGATCGCGGAGCCGCCGCAACGCTGGTGAGGAAGATGCTGACACAT ctGTAACCAAGCAGGAGTTTCACGTGGAAGAAGACAAATACTACACCGAGGACGAGTAtgtggaggaagaggaagaagaagaggaggaggaggaagatgtgGACTCTTCAGTAGAGAAGGGGATTAGGAAGAAGGGCAGAGGGCGGGTCTGTGGAGAGCCAAGGATGAAGATGAGGAGGGTCTTCAGGATCACACACGGGAGGGAACGACAGAGAG TTAAAGACCCAGATGGGGTTTTGATCCGTTACAAGAAGATCCTGTCTACCTACCAGCGGGTGAGGAGCATGTCCAGAGCCTTCCAGATCCACGGAGTCGACCGAAACACCATGGCCTCCACCTCCCCCATcgctgagctgctgctggtggCTCCAGAGAAG GTGACAGAGGTCGGAGAGTTTGAGGCCTCGAAGGAGAAGCTGTTGGATTACGCCCGGAGGTGCTACAAGACGATGGATGACGAGACGCACGCCAAAGTCCAGACCATGAAGAAGACTCACAAGCTGCTGCCCATCTCCTACAGGTTCAGAAACTGA
- the ccdc106b gene encoding coiled-coil domain-containing protein 106b isoform X3, which produces MMDEPVVQEPPHSQYSTFILISNLRAHLYVALEKNAWLQKRIEELEEERNFLRCQLDRFIVSMRSPEEWSGDAQRGVKVQPASSPSPPSPMTTRSGMTLKRIQGSGSRSRRNAGEEDADTSVTKQEFHVEEDKYYTEDEYVEEEEEEEEEEEDVDSSVEKGIRKKGRGRVCGEPRMKMRRVFRITHGRERQRVKDPDGVLIRYKKILSTYQRVRSMSRAFQIHGVDRNTMASTSPIAELLLVAPEKVTEVGEFEASKEKLLDYARRCYKTMDDETHAKVQTMKKTHKLLPISYRFRN; this is translated from the exons ATGATGGACG AGCCAGTGGTCCAGGAGCCTCCTCACTCTCAGTACAGCACCTTCATCCTGATCTCTAACCTGCGCGCTCACCTCTACGTCGCTCTGGAGAAGAACGCCTGGCTGCAGAAGCGCATCGAGGAGCTCGAGGAGGAACGCAACTTCCTGCGCTGCCAGCTGGACCGTTTCATCGTCAGCATGAGGAGTCCTGAGG AGTGGAGCGGGGACGCCCAGCGTGGTGTGAAGGTCCAGCCTGCCAGCTCTCCTTCTCCTCCATCCCCCATGACCACCAGGTCCGGGATGACCCTCAAACGCATCCAGGGATCAGGATCGCGGAGCCGCCGCAACGCTGGTGAGGAAGATGCTGACACAT ctGTAACCAAGCAGGAGTTTCACGTGGAAGAAGACAAATACTACACCGAGGACGAGTAtgtggaggaagaggaagaagaagaggaggaggaggaagatgtgGACTCTTCAGTAGAGAAGGGGATTAGGAAGAAGGGCAGAGGGCGGGTCTGTGGAGAGCCAAGGATGAAGATGAGGAGGGTCTTCAGGATCACACACGGGAGGGAACGACAGAGAG TTAAAGACCCAGATGGGGTTTTGATCCGTTACAAGAAGATCCTGTCTACCTACCAGCGGGTGAGGAGCATGTCCAGAGCCTTCCAGATCCACGGAGTCGACCGAAACACCATGGCCTCCACCTCCCCCATcgctgagctgctgctggtggCTCCAGAGAAG GTGACAGAGGTCGGAGAGTTTGAGGCCTCGAAGGAGAAGCTGTTGGATTACGCCCGGAGGTGCTACAAGACGATGGATGACGAGACGCACGCCAAAGTCCAGACCATGAAGAAGACTCACAAGCTGCTGCCCATCTCCTACAGGTTCAGAAACTGA